Below is a window of Escherichia coli DSM 30083 = JCM 1649 = ATCC 11775 DNA.
CGGGGTGCCACGCAGCCGCGTGCGCTGAGAAAATACCCGTCGAACCTGATCCGGATAACGCCGGCGAAGGGATTTGAGGCTCCTTCTCAAGTCCTTTGCCACTCTTTTGTGAGGTGCAAAGTGTTAAAAAAATGTCTTCCCCTGCTGTTGCTGTGCACAGCGCCTGTTTTCGCTAAACCTGTTCTGACTGTTTATACCTACGATTCCTTTGCCGCTGACTGGGGACCTGGTCCGGTAGTCAAAAAAGCCTTTGAAGCAGACTGTAATTGCGAACTGAAACTGGTGGCGCTGGAAGATGGCGTTTCGCTTCTCAACCGTCTGCGGATGGAAGGCAAAAACAGTAAAGCCGATGTGGTGCTGGGGCTGGATAACAATCTGTTAGACGCCGCCAGCAAAACAGAGCTGTTTGCTAAAAGCGGTGTGGCAGCGGAAGCCGTTAACGTTCCTGGCGGCTGGAATAATGACACTTTCGTACCGTATGATTACGGCTATTTCGCCTTCGTCTATGACAAGAACAAACTGAAAAATCCGCCGCAAAGCCTGAAAGAACTGGTTGAGAGCGATCAAAACTGGCGGGTGATTTATGAAGATCCACGTACCAGTACACCGGGGCTGGGTCTGTTGCTATGGATGCAAAAAGTCTATGGCGATAACGCCCCGCAAGCCTGGCAGAAACTGGCGAAGAAAACTGTCACGGTCACCAAAGGCTGGAGCGAAGCCTACGGCCTGTTTTTAAAAGGCGAAAGCGATCTGGTACTGAGTTACACCACCTCTCCGGCTTATCACATTCTCGAAGAGAAGAAAGATAACTACGCCGCCACAAACTTTATCGAAGGTCACTATCTGCAGGTGGAAGTTGCCGCCCGCACCGCTGCCAGCAAGCAGCCAGAGCTGGCGCAAAAATTCCTCCAGTTTATGGTTTCTCCGGCTTTTCAGAATGCGATCCCAACCGGCAACTGGATGTATCCGGTAGCAAACGTCACTCTGCCTGCAGGATTTGAACAATTGACCAAACCAGCCACCACGCTAGAGTTCACACCCGCCGAAGTGGCGGCACAACGTCAGGCATGGATTAGCGAATGGCAACGCGCCGTCAGCCGTTAATTCCCGGCTGGTTAATTCCAGGCGTAAGCGCCGCCACGCTGGTGGTGGCGGTTGCACTGGCGGCGTTTCTCGCCCTGTGGTGGAACGCGCCGCAGGGTGACTGGGTGGCAGTCTGGCAGGACAGCTACCTGTGGCATGTGGTGCGCTTCTCCTTCTGGCAGGCGTTTCTCTCGGCGCTGCTCTCTGTCGTACCCGCAATATTCCTCGCCCGCGCCCTCTATCGCAGGCGCTTTCCTGGGCGACAGATGCTGTTGCGTCTGTGCGCAATGACCTTGATCCTCCCGGTGCTGGTTGCTGTTTTCGGCATTCTTAGCGTCTATGGTCGCCAGGGCTGGCTGGCCTCGCTCTGGCAATCACTTGGTCTGGAGTGGACCTTTTCGCCCTACGGCCTGCAAGGCATTTTGCTGGCCCATGTGTTTTTTAATCTGCCGATGGCTAGCCGTTTATTACTCCAGGCACTGGAAAACATTCCCGGCGAACAACGTCAGCTTGCCGCCCAACTTGGGATGCACGGCTGGCATTTTTTCCGTTTCGTCGAATGGCCGTGGTTACGGCGACAAATCCCGCCGGTTGCCGCACTAATCTTTATGCTCTGTTTCGCCAGCTTCGCCACCGTGCTATCGCTGGGCGGCGGTCCGCAGGCGACCACTATCGAGCTGGCAATCTATCAGGCGCTGAGTTACGACTACGATCCTGCCCGCGCGGCAATGCTGGCGCTGATCCAGATGGTGTGCTGCCTCGGGCTGGTGCTGTTGAGTCAGCGATTGAGTAAGGCCATTGCGCCTGGTACCACACTGCTGCAAGGCTGGCGCGACCCGGACGATCGTCTGCATAGTCGCATTTGCGACACGGCGTTAATTGTGCTGGCGCTGCTGCTGTTGCTGCCACCGTTACTGGCGGTGATCGTCGATGGGGTAAATCGCCAGTTGCCGGAAGTGCTGGCACAACCGGTGCTGTGGCAGGCGCTGTGGACCTCGTTGCGTATTGCGCTGGCGGCAGGCGTATTGTGCGTAGTGCTGACCATGATGCTGCTATGGAGCAGTCGCGAACTTCGGGCGCGGCAGAAAATGCTGGCGGGTCAGGCGCTGGAGATGAGCGGCATGTTGATCCTCGCCATGCCGGGGATTGTGCTGGCTACGGGCTTCTTTTTACTGCTCAACAACACTATCGGCCTGCCACAATCTGCTGACGGCATTGTGATTTTCACCAATGCGTTAATGGCAATCCCTTATGCGCTGAAAGTGCTGGAAAACCCGATGCGCGATATCACCGCCCGCTACAGCATGTTGTGTCAGTCGCTGGGCATTGAAGGCTGGTCACGCTTAAAAGTGGTGGAGCTGCGCGCCCTGAAACGTCCACTGGCGCAGGCGCTGGCCTTTGCTTGTGTGCTGTCGATTGGTGATTTTGGCGTGGTGGCATTGTTCGGTAACGATGATTTCCGTACCCTGCCGTTTTATCTCTACCAGCAAATTGGCTCCTATCGCAGCCAGGACGGCGCGGTCACCGCGTTAATTCTGCTGCTGCTCTGTTTTCTGCTGTTTACCGTGATTGAAAAAATACCGGGGCGAAATGTTAAAACTGACTGATATCACCTGGCTTTACCACCATTTGCCGATGCGTTTTAGCTTAACGGTGGAACGCGGCGAGCAGGTGGCGATCCTCGGGCCAAGCGGCGCAGGTAAAAGTACCCTGCTTAATTTGATCGCCGGTTTTCTGACGCCAGCCAGCGGTTTGCTGACTATCGACGACGTAGATCACACCACGACGCCGCCGTCACGCCGTCCGGTGTCGATGCTGTTTCAGGAGAACAACCTGTTCAGCCATCTGACGGTCGCGCAAAACATCGGGCTGGGGCTAAATCCGGGGTTGAAACTAAATGCGGCGCAGCAGAAGAAAATGCACGCGATTGCCCACCAGATGGGGATTGATAATTTAATGGCGCGGTTACCTGGCGAGCTTTCCGGCGGTCAGCGACAGCGCGTGGCGTTAGCGCGTTGTCTGGTACGCGAACAGCCCATTTTATTGCTCGATGAACCGTTTTCCGCACTCGATCCGGCGCTACGTCAGGAGATGCTGACGCTGGTGAGTTCGAGCTGCCAACAGCAAAAAATGACGCTCTTGATGGTGTCGCACAGTGTGGAAGATGCGGCGCGGATCGCCACGCGCTCGGTGGTGGTCGCCGACGGGCGTATCGCCTGGCAGGGTAAG
It encodes the following:
- the thiB gene encoding thiamine ABC transporter substrate binding subunit, whose translation is MLKKCLPLLLLCTAPVFAKPVLTVYTYDSFAADWGPGPVVKKAFEADCNCELKLVALEDGVSLLNRLRMEGKNSKADVVLGLDNNLLDAASKTELFAKSGVAAEAVNVPGGWNNDTFVPYDYGYFAFVYDKNKLKNPPQSLKELVESDQNWRVIYEDPRTSTPGLGLLLWMQKVYGDNAPQAWQKLAKKTVTVTKGWSEAYGLFLKGESDLVLSYTTSPAYHILEEKKDNYAATNFIEGHYLQVEVAARTAASKQPELAQKFLQFMVSPAFQNAIPTGNWMYPVANVTLPAGFEQLTKPATTLEFTPAEVAAQRQAWISEWQRAVSR
- the thiP gene encoding thiamine/thiamine pyrophosphate ABC transporter permease ThiP — translated: MATRRQPLIPGWLIPGVSAATLVVAVALAAFLALWWNAPQGDWVAVWQDSYLWHVVRFSFWQAFLSALLSVVPAIFLARALYRRRFPGRQMLLRLCAMTLILPVLVAVFGILSVYGRQGWLASLWQSLGLEWTFSPYGLQGILLAHVFFNLPMASRLLLQALENIPGEQRQLAAQLGMHGWHFFRFVEWPWLRRQIPPVAALIFMLCFASFATVLSLGGGPQATTIELAIYQALSYDYDPARAAMLALIQMVCCLGLVLLSQRLSKAIAPGTTLLQGWRDPDDRLHSRICDTALIVLALLLLLPPLLAVIVDGVNRQLPEVLAQPVLWQALWTSLRIALAAGVLCVVLTMMLLWSSRELRARQKMLAGQALEMSGMLILAMPGIVLATGFFLLLNNTIGLPQSADGIVIFTNALMAIPYALKVLENPMRDITARYSMLCQSLGIEGWSRLKVVELRALKRPLAQALAFACVLSIGDFGVVALFGNDDFRTLPFYLYQQIGSYRSQDGAVTALILLLLCFLLFTVIEKIPGRNVKTD
- the thiQ gene encoding thiamine ABC transporter ATP-binding protein ThiQ, with translation MLKLTDITWLYHHLPMRFSLTVERGEQVAILGPSGAGKSTLLNLIAGFLTPASGLLTIDDVDHTTTPPSRRPVSMLFQENNLFSHLTVAQNIGLGLNPGLKLNAAQQKKMHAIAHQMGIDNLMARLPGELSGGQRQRVALARCLVREQPILLLDEPFSALDPALRQEMLTLVSSSCQQQKMTLLMVSHSVEDAARIATRSVVVADGRIAWQGKTDELLSGKASASALLGIKG